The proteins below are encoded in one region of Triticum aestivum cultivar Chinese Spring chromosome 1B, IWGSC CS RefSeq v2.1, whole genome shotgun sequence:
- the LOC123128511 gene encoding transcription factor MYBS3 gives MTRRCSHCSHNGHNSRTCPNRGVKIFGVRLTDGSIRKSASMGNLSLLGGSTSGGGGASPADVGHDAAAEGYASDDFVQGSSSANRERKKGVPWTEEEHRRFLLGLQKLGKGDWRGISRNFVVSRTPTQVASHAQKYFIRQANMSRRKRRSSLFDLVPDESDLPPLPGNQEPEAQILNHPPLPPPMEEEEVESMESDTSVIAESSSASAIMPENLQSSYPVLVPAYFSPFLQFSVPFWQNQNDGDDLGQGTHEIVKPVPVHSKSPINVDELVGMSKLSIGDPKQDTVSTSLSLKMVGGQNRQSAFQANLPTRAQA, from the exons ATGACGAGGCGGTGCTCGCACTGCAGCCACAACGGCCACAACTCGCGGACGTGCCCCAACCGCGGGGTCAAGATCTTCGGGGTGCGCCTCACCGATGGATCCATCCGCAAGAGCGCCAGCATGGGGAACCTCTCCCTGCTCGGGGGAtccaccagcggcggcggcggcgcatcccCCGCTGACGTCGGCCACGACGCCGCCGCAGAGGGCTACGCCTCTGACGACTTCGTGCAGGGATCATCATCCGCCAACCGCGAGCGCAAGAAAG GGGTTCCTTGGACTGAAGAAGAACATCGGAGGTTTTTGCTTGGATTGCAGAAGCTTGGAAAGGGTGATTGGCGAGGGATCTCTCGTAATTTTGTGGTCTCAAGAACACCTACTCAAGTAGCAAGCCATGCTCAGAAATATTTTATACGCCAAGCCAATATGAGCAGAAGGAAGAGAAGGTCTAGCCTCTTTGACTTGGTGCCTGATGAG TCGGACCTGCCACCCCTTCCTGGTAATCAAGAACCTGAGGCCCAGATATTGAATCACCCACCATTACCTCcacccatggaggaggaggaggtagaatCTATGGAGTCAGATACTTCTGTCATTGCAGAGAGTTCTTCAGCTTCTGCTATCATGCCTGAGAATTTGCAGTCGAGCTATCCGGTGCTAGTTCCAGCATATTTCTCACCATTCTTGCAATTCTCAGTTCCTTTCTGGCAAAATCAGAATGATGGAGATGATCTTGGACAAGGGACACATGAGATTGTGAAGCCTGTTCCAGTTCATTCAAAGAGTCCAATCAATGTTGATGAACTGGTGGGCATGTCTAAGCTAAGCATAGGGGATCCCAAGCAAGATACAGTATCTACCTCTCTTTCCTTAAAAATGGTAGGAGGTCAAAATAGACAATCGGCTTTCCAGGCGAATCTCCCAACGAGGGCTCAGGCGTGA